From one Streptomyces mobaraensis genomic stretch:
- a CDS encoding methionine synthase codes for MSETIETSEPRENRPWGPGAATGVGSMPGTDAREAAKTVTGSLETLPYLPELPARGPGADMIGRTAGLLVEVFAHVEPSGWRISDRPGRDTRRARSWLREDLDALEEFTQGYEGALKVSAVGPWTLAAALELRGGEAALSDPGACRDLTASLAEGLRGHLAELRRRVPGATPVLQLDEPSLTAVLRGQVRTASGYRTHRAVDRAVVEGALREIAAVARQAGAPLVVHSCAPGVPFALLRRAGATGVSFDFSLLTEREDDALGEAVEGGTTLFAGVVPGVDGPLSDPAGSVMGVRTLWRRLGLSPGTLAESVVVAPACGMAGASPAYARSALAHCVRAARSLVDNPE; via the coding sequence GTGAGCGAGACGATCGAGACCAGCGAGCCCCGTGAGAACCGCCCCTGGGGGCCCGGCGCCGCGACCGGTGTCGGGTCGATGCCGGGGACGGACGCCCGGGAGGCGGCCAAGACCGTCACCGGGTCCCTGGAGACCCTTCCGTACCTGCCGGAACTTCCGGCGCGCGGTCCCGGCGCGGACATGATCGGCCGGACCGCGGGCCTCCTCGTGGAGGTCTTCGCCCATGTGGAGCCGAGCGGCTGGCGGATCTCCGACCGGCCCGGCCGCGACACCCGCCGGGCCCGCTCCTGGCTGCGCGAGGACCTGGACGCGCTGGAGGAGTTCACCCAGGGGTACGAGGGGGCGCTCAAGGTCTCGGCCGTCGGGCCCTGGACGCTCGCCGCGGCGCTGGAACTGCGCGGCGGCGAGGCCGCCCTGAGCGACCCGGGCGCCTGCCGCGACCTCACCGCCTCGCTCGCCGAGGGCCTGCGCGGCCATCTCGCCGAGCTGCGCCGCCGGGTGCCGGGCGCGACGCCCGTCCTCCAGCTCGACGAGCCGTCGCTGACGGCCGTGCTCCGGGGCCAGGTCAGGACGGCCAGCGGCTACCGGACGCACCGCGCCGTCGACCGGGCCGTCGTCGAGGGCGCCCTGCGGGAGATCGCCGCCGTGGCACGGCAGGCCGGCGCACCCCTCGTCGTGCACTCGTGCGCCCCCGGCGTGCCCTTCGCGCTGCTCCGGCGCGCCGGGGCGACCGGCGTCTCGTTCGACTTCTCGCTGCTCACCGAGCGTGAGGACGACGCGCTCGGCGAGGCCGTCGAGGGCGGAACGACGCTCTTCGCCGGCGTCGTGCCCGGCGTGGACGGCCCATTGTCCGACCCTGCCGGTAGCGTCATGGGTGTCAGGACGCTGTGGCGCAGGCTGGGGCTGTCACCTGGGACTCTCGCCGAGTCCGTGGTGGTCGCGCCCGCGTGCGGGATGGCGGGCGCGTCGCCCGCCTACGCCCGCTCGGCCCTCGCCCACTGCGTCCGGGCGGCACGATCACTCGTGGACAACCCTGAGTGA
- a CDS encoding SDR family oxidoreductase: MATHVITGAGSGIGEVLAERLLARGDEIFLFARDAGRAKELAARFPGAHTLVGDLSNPDRLSWALDHQTLPERVDSLLHVAGVVDLGGVGELTPRTWTNTLAVNLVAPAELTRLFLPQLRVAHGHVVFVNSGAGLNAGPNWSAYAASKHGLKALADSLRAEEHANGVRVTSVYPGRTATAMQAKVHQQEGKEYDATRWIEAGSVASTVLHAIDLPRDAEINDISVRPGR, translated from the coding sequence ATGGCAACACATGTGATCACCGGTGCCGGATCGGGCATCGGAGAGGTGCTGGCCGAGCGGCTGCTCGCCCGCGGGGACGAGATCTTCCTGTTCGCGCGCGACGCCGGACGCGCCAAGGAACTGGCGGCCCGGTTCCCCGGCGCCCACACGCTCGTCGGCGACCTCTCCAACCCCGACCGGCTCTCCTGGGCCCTCGACCACCAGACGCTCCCCGAGCGCGTCGACTCGCTGCTGCACGTGGCGGGCGTCGTGGACCTCGGCGGAGTCGGCGAACTGACGCCGCGGACGTGGACGAACACCCTCGCGGTCAACCTCGTCGCCCCGGCGGAGCTCACCCGCCTGTTCCTGCCCCAACTGCGGGTGGCCCACGGCCACGTGGTCTTCGTCAACTCGGGCGCCGGCCTCAACGCGGGCCCCAACTGGAGCGCCTACGCGGCCAGCAAGCACGGCCTCAAGGCGCTCGCCGACTCCCTGCGCGCCGAGGAGCACGCCAACGGGGTGCGGGTGACCAGCGTCTACCCGGGCCGGACGGCCACCGCCATGCAGGCGAAGGTGCACCAGCAGGAGGGCAAGGAGTACGACGCCACGCGGTGGATCGAGGCCGGCTCGGTGGCGTCGACGGTCCTCCACGCGATCGACCTGCCCCGCGACGCGGAGATCAACGACATCTCGGTGCGGCCGGGGCGCTGA
- a CDS encoding response regulator, which yields MIRVMVVDDEKLLRAGIRSILEAEPDIEVPVACEGVRAVELAVAHRPDVVLLDIRMPEVDGLSVLGSLLALPEPPVVAMLTTFSGDEHIAPALRAGAAGFLVKDTVPDELASAVRILAAGGTVLSPAVANSVVDGYLRAGGGAPPARLATLTERERAVLALLARGKSNAEIGAALLMGAATAKDHVSAILAKLGAANRVQAAVLAHHHGLVRLDGEPGGEPDAAGPA from the coding sequence GTGATCCGCGTCATGGTCGTGGACGACGAGAAGCTGCTGCGCGCGGGGATCCGCAGCATTCTGGAAGCGGAACCGGATATCGAGGTTCCGGTGGCCTGCGAGGGCGTACGCGCCGTGGAACTCGCGGTCGCGCACCGCCCCGACGTCGTCCTGCTGGACATCCGGATGCCCGAGGTGGACGGCCTCTCGGTGCTCGGCTCGCTGCTGGCGCTGCCGGAGCCGCCCGTGGTGGCGATGCTCACCACCTTCTCCGGCGACGAGCACATCGCCCCCGCCCTGCGGGCCGGCGCCGCCGGGTTCCTGGTGAAGGACACCGTCCCCGACGAACTGGCCAGTGCCGTACGCATCCTGGCGGCCGGCGGAACGGTTCTGTCGCCCGCCGTCGCGAACAGCGTGGTCGACGGCTACCTGCGCGCCGGCGGCGGAGCCCCGCCCGCCCGGCTGGCCACCCTCACCGAGCGCGAGCGCGCGGTGCTGGCCCTGCTGGCCCGGGGGAAGTCCAACGCGGAGATCGGCGCCGCCCTGCTGATGGGCGCCGCCACGGCCAAGGACCACGTGAGCGCGATCCTGGCCAAGCTCGGCGCGGCCAACCGCGTCCAGGCGGCCGTCCTCGCCCACCACCACGGGCTGGTCCGCCTCGACGGGGAACCCGGCGGGGAACCGGACGCGGCCGGTCCGGCGTGA
- a CDS encoding sensor histidine kinase, whose amino-acid sequence MTWRSFRRDLLLLPVATAETAAMYPVAGPTETALYAVTVAALFVRRRFPVPVLVTALPVTFGGHLLIAPMVATYEVSRSVERRRTVYGWSLAFFLTSLGPWWPSLPDAWRGPDDALLFGVLSSALMTIGPTAMGQLSRARRQLADHIQELSHAHRREAELIAERAVVAERARLAREMHDVVSYQVSLMTVQAGALERTAEEPAARETASVIRGLGATALRELRGLLGVLRTTPGDAALRPRLGALPDLVAGSGLDARLEADLPALDALKWPAAVEEAAYRTVQEALTNVRKHAAGAAVTVTVGLVREGGRTALAVEITNTAAPGGGTEPSPLPSGGHGLTGLRERAEQLGGEFTAGPVREGFRVRAVLPASG is encoded by the coding sequence GTGACCTGGCGGAGCTTCCGCCGCGACCTGCTCCTCCTCCCGGTGGCGACGGCCGAGACCGCGGCCATGTACCCCGTGGCCGGCCCGACGGAGACCGCCCTCTACGCCGTGACCGTCGCCGCCCTCTTCGTCCGGCGCCGCTTCCCCGTCCCCGTCCTGGTGACGGCCCTGCCCGTCACCTTCGGCGGGCACCTGCTGATCGCGCCCATGGTGGCCACGTACGAGGTCTCGCGCTCCGTGGAACGGCGGCGGACGGTCTACGGCTGGTCCCTAGCCTTCTTCCTCACCTCGCTCGGCCCTTGGTGGCCGTCGCTGCCGGACGCCTGGCGCGGCCCGGACGACGCGCTGCTCTTCGGCGTCCTCTCGTCCGCCCTGATGACGATCGGCCCGACGGCGATGGGCCAGCTCAGCCGCGCCCGCCGGCAACTGGCCGATCACATCCAGGAGTTGTCCCACGCCCACCGCCGGGAGGCGGAGCTGATCGCCGAACGGGCCGTCGTCGCCGAACGGGCCCGGCTGGCCCGGGAGATGCACGACGTCGTCTCGTACCAGGTCAGCCTGATGACCGTACAGGCCGGCGCCCTGGAACGGACGGCGGAGGAGCCGGCCGCCCGCGAGACCGCCTCGGTCATCCGCGGCCTGGGCGCCACCGCCCTCCGCGAACTCCGCGGCCTCCTCGGCGTCCTGCGCACGACCCCCGGCGACGCGGCCCTCCGCCCCCGGCTCGGCGCCCTGCCGGACCTCGTCGCCGGCAGCGGCCTCGACGCCCGCCTGGAGGCCGACCTGCCCGCCCTCGACGCCCTGAAGTGGCCGGCGGCGGTCGAGGAGGCCGCGTACCGCACGGTGCAGGAGGCTCTGACCAACGTCCGCAAGCACGCGGCGGGCGCGGCCGTCACGGTCACGGTGGGCCTCGTCCGGGAGGGCGGCCGGACCGCCCTCGCCGTGGAGATCACCAACACCGCCGCCCCGGGCGGCGGCACGGAGCCGTCCCCCCTGCCCTCGGGCGGCCACGGCCTGACGGGCCTGCGCGAACGGGCCGAACAACTGGGCGGGGAGTTCAC